A window of the Arachis duranensis cultivar V14167 chromosome 5, aradu.V14167.gnm2.J7QH, whole genome shotgun sequence genome harbors these coding sequences:
- the LOC107488616 gene encoding uncharacterized protein LOC107488616, with amino-acid sequence MQYMRAFHHSSKAFLLGGVESWELHCHNIKLKILEPDFTPPPPISLSDPYFVANIRSNIYLFAHVHSEGFWVLKSGTWDSLSAPALSPVDPTFRRAYIRDSPWCQWFISDDKLFLLASYLPGKEEIVVYDPQSAVWEKVDDKDTHFQLSSFDLHSITTISVPDVCNNCSVALTFRGGNIRGGEFVNIKLYALLLDKQTNLVRCCQSLDECSNQIQVQQSKVWWYSPSMKCVDLGNGMVCALIIGSTKLRCHADLEPLLWILVFTLVWTQEDQRFLYVVDVSVNQIYTRHLANPKETDCLHSAFIVTPKDFSTAFVEQKDSLNKRMEVQAQLPRTYTMKDILGELQNMKIYMEGRLQSIETSLARQQDAIDHLCTHFGILNRCGIILHPRTS; translated from the exons ATGCAATACATGCGTGCTTTCCATCATTCTAGCAAAGCTTTCTTACTGGGTGGTGTTGAATCCTGGGAACTCCACTGCCACAACATCAAGCTGAAGATATTAGAGCCTGACTTCACGCCTCCACCACCGATATCTCTTTCCGATCCTTATTTCGTTGCGAATATTAGAAGCAACATTTACTTGTTTGCACACGTGCACAGTGAAGGTTTTTGGGTTCTTAAATCCGGGACATGGGATTCCTTGTCTGCTCCCGCACTTTCTCCTGTTGATCCAACATTCAGGCGCGCTTATATTCGTGATTCGCCTTGGTGTCAATGGTTCATTTCTGATGACAAGCTTTTCCTGCTTGCATCATATCTACCTGGAAAAGAAGAAATAGTTGTCTATGACCCCCAAAGTGCCGTCTGGGAGAAAGTGGATGACAAGGACACCCACTTCCAGTTAAGCTCATTTGATCTTCATTCAATTACTACTATCTCAGTTCCAGATGTATGCAACAATTGCAGTGTGGCACTTACATTTAGGGGGGGAAACATTAGAGGAGGAGAATTTGTAAACATCAAACTATATGCTCTGCTGTTGGATAAGCAAACTAACCTTGTCCGTTGCTGTCAATCGCTTGACGAGTGTTCTAATCAGATCCAAGTCCAACAGTCCAAAGTTTGGTGGTATTCCCCAAGCATGAAATGTGTTGACCTTGGCAATGGCATGGTATGTGCTCTCATCATTGGAAGCACAAAATTAAGGTGTCATGCTGATCTAGAACCTCTCCTTTGGATATTGGTATTTACCCTAGTCTGGACACAAGAGGACCAAAGATTCCTATATGTTGTTGATGTTTCTGTGAATCAAATCTACACCAGGCACCTCGCCAATCCCAAGGAGACTGATTGTCTGCACAGTGCCTTTATTGTAACACCCAA GGATTTTAGCACTGCATTTGTGGAGCAGAAAGACTCACTGAATAAGAGAATGGAAGTCCAAGCTCAACTGCCACGAACATACACCATGAAGGACATTTTGGGAGAACTTCAAAACATGAAGATTTATATGGAAGGAAGATTACAAAGTATTGAAACAAGTCTTGCAAGGCAACAAGATGCTATTGATCATCTCTGCACGCATTTCGGAATTCTAAATAGGTGTGGCATAATCCTTCATCCGCGCACAAGTTAA
- the LOC107488636 gene encoding ent-kaurenoic acid oxidase 2 isoform X1 — protein sequence MYLAFMDELMKNELEKWSKMGRIELLTELRRLTFKIIIHIFLGASSTSVMEALEKEYTKLNYGMRALRIDLPGFAFPKAFKARKNLVSIFQNVVNERRKEKLENPNKTTKDMLDQLIDAEDENGRKLADDEVIDIMIMYLNVGHESSGHTTMWATLILQQHPQYFQKAKQEQEEIVKRRPANQKGMTMKEYRQMDFLSKAIDETMRYITFSLMTFREAKRDVKLNGFLIPKGWKVFVCYRAIHQDPQVYPNPRIFDPSRFDISMFSNTNFWLAIGVNGLCLFSC from the exons ATGTACTTGGCTTTCATGGATGAACTCATGAAAAACGAATTGGAAAAATGGTCAAAGATGGGGCGAATTGAGTTGCTGACTGAACTCAGAAGGCTTACATTCAAGATCATCATCCACATTTTCCTTGGCGCCTCCAGCACTTCTGTTATGGAAGCTTTGGAAAAGGAATACACTAAGCTTAACTATGGCATGAGAGCTTTGCGCATTGATCTTCCTGGTTTTGCATTCCCCAAAGCCTTCAAG GCTAGAAAGAATCTAGTTAGCATATTTCAAAATGTTGTGAATGAGAGGAGAAAGGAGAAGTTAGAAAATCCaaacaaaacaacaaaagatatgTTGGATCAACTGATTGATGCTGAAGACGAGAACGGTAGGAAATTGGCTGATGATGAAGTGATTGACATTATGATAATGTATTTGAATGTTGGACATGAATCTTCTGGACACACTACCATGTGGGCTACTTTGATCCTTCAACAGCACCCTCAGTATTTCCAAAAGGCTAAGCAAGAACAGGAAGAGATCGTAAAGCGGAGGCCAGCAAATCAGAAGGGTATGACAATGAAGGAATATAGGCAGATGGATTTCCTCTCTAAG GCAATTGATGAAACTATGCGCTATATTACCTTCTCTTTAATGACATTCCGGGAGGCAAAGCGTGATGTCAAACTGAATG GTTTTCTTATTCCCAAAGGTTGGAAGGTTTTTGTTTGTTATAGGGCTATTCACCAAGACCCTCAGGTTTATCCTAATCCAAGGATATTTGATCCTTCAAGATTCGAT ATCTCAATGTTTTCCAATACAAATTTCTGGTTGGCCATTGGAGTTAATGGCTTATGCTTATTTAGCTGTTAG
- the LOC107488636 gene encoding ent-kaurenoic acid oxidase 1 isoform X2 — protein sequence MGRIELLTELRRLTFKIIIHIFLGASSTSVMEALEKEYTKLNYGMRALRIDLPGFAFPKAFKARKNLVSIFQNVVNERRKEKLENPNKTTKDMLDQLIDAEDENGRKLADDEVIDIMIMYLNVGHESSGHTTMWATLILQQHPQYFQKAKQEQEEIVKRRPANQKGMTMKEYRQMDFLSKAIDETMRYITFSLMTFREAKRDVKLNGFLIPKGWKVFVCYRAIHQDPQVYPNPRIFDPSRFDISMFSNTNFWLAIGVNGLCLFSC from the exons ATGGGGCGAATTGAGTTGCTGACTGAACTCAGAAGGCTTACATTCAAGATCATCATCCACATTTTCCTTGGCGCCTCCAGCACTTCTGTTATGGAAGCTTTGGAAAAGGAATACACTAAGCTTAACTATGGCATGAGAGCTTTGCGCATTGATCTTCCTGGTTTTGCATTCCCCAAAGCCTTCAAG GCTAGAAAGAATCTAGTTAGCATATTTCAAAATGTTGTGAATGAGAGGAGAAAGGAGAAGTTAGAAAATCCaaacaaaacaacaaaagatatgTTGGATCAACTGATTGATGCTGAAGACGAGAACGGTAGGAAATTGGCTGATGATGAAGTGATTGACATTATGATAATGTATTTGAATGTTGGACATGAATCTTCTGGACACACTACCATGTGGGCTACTTTGATCCTTCAACAGCACCCTCAGTATTTCCAAAAGGCTAAGCAAGAACAGGAAGAGATCGTAAAGCGGAGGCCAGCAAATCAGAAGGGTATGACAATGAAGGAATATAGGCAGATGGATTTCCTCTCTAAG GCAATTGATGAAACTATGCGCTATATTACCTTCTCTTTAATGACATTCCGGGAGGCAAAGCGTGATGTCAAACTGAATG GTTTTCTTATTCCCAAAGGTTGGAAGGTTTTTGTTTGTTATAGGGCTATTCACCAAGACCCTCAGGTTTATCCTAATCCAAGGATATTTGATCCTTCAAGATTCGAT ATCTCAATGTTTTCCAATACAAATTTCTGGTTGGCCATTGGAGTTAATGGCTTATGCTTATTTAGCTGTTAG